One Helianthus annuus cultivar XRQ/B chromosome 7, HanXRQr2.0-SUNRISE, whole genome shotgun sequence genomic region harbors:
- the LOC110866424 gene encoding zinc finger MYM-type protein 1-like → MARFLNKRKADEIGSSSDFVDVNDLPSDPHDRKAIASYNVNQRDDVRRAYLLRGPCQPTGIKYPTSTFQGKELRKFKQEWYDRKEYKGWLEYSIKSDRVFCLCCYLFRSEFGDHRDTFVLNGYNNWKKVHEVLTKHVGLVNSAHNKCFQKCADLLNEKQAVNTQWDKRTPKEKRDYKLRLSASTLLGKRLLNGGLAFRGHDESKDSLNKGNFLELLELMGEMNEELGKVILENALANNQMTSPKSQADIKHCYAQEVLKQIFEDHGDDVFYLLVDESCDVSEKEQMAVVIHYVDKVGIVKERFIGLVHVKETSALTLKSAIDDMLAHYGLSLKRIRGQGYDGASNMSGEFNGLRALILKENVLAFYIHCFAHQLQLVVVAVAHKHTPIWRVFETITCLTNAVCASSKRQDMLRESQRRQLEKMEDVLCTGSGLNQEMALSRPGDTRWNSHYKTLSRLITLYPNIMEVLGCIVETGQTLPCSRQADGLLEDMKKYDFVFYIHLMEHILNITHTLSQCLQRKEQDLMNAVKLVSSTKNQLEKFR, encoded by the exons ATGGCGCGATTTCTCAACAAGAGGAAAGCGGATGAAATTGGATCATCTTCTGATTTTGTTGATGTGAATGATCTTCCCTCGGATCCTCATGATCGCAAGGCGATAGCATCATACAACGTGAATCAACGAGATGATGTTAGAAGGGCATACCTACTAAGAGGACCATGTCAACCAACGGGTATTAAATATCCAACATCAACGTTTCAAGGTAAAGAGTTGAGAAAATTCAAACAAGAATGGTATGACCGAAAGGAATACAAGGGATGGTTAGAGTATAGTATAAAATCGGATCGTGtgttttgcttatgttgttaCTTGTTTAGGTCCGAATTTGGTGATCATAGAGACACATTTGTTTTGAACGGGTATAACAATTGGAAAAAAGTACATGAGGTACTTACAAAACATGTTGGGTTAGTTAATAGCGCCCACAACAAATGTTTCCAAAAGTGTGCCGATTTACTTAACGAAAAGCAAGCGGTAAACACACAATGGGACAAAAGGACCCCTAAGGAGAAACGTGATTACAAACTTAGATTAAGCGCTTCTACTTTGCTTGGAAAAAGGTTGTTGAATGGCGGTTTGGCGTTTCGTGGTCATGATGAGTCAAAAGATTCATTAAATAAAGGAAATTTCTTAGAGCTTTTAGAACTAATGGGTGAAATGAATGAAGAGCTTGGTAAGGTTATCTTAGAGAATGCACTGGCGAATAACCAAATGACTAGTCCTAAAAGTCAAGCGGACATTAAACATTGTTATGCTCAAGAGGTGCTTAAACAAATTTTTGAAGATCATGGTGAtgatgttttttatttattagttgATGAATCATGTGATGTTTcagaaaaagaacaaatggcggTTGTTATTCATTATGTTGATAAAGTTGGGATTGTTAAGGAGCGTTTTATTGGGCTTGTTCATGTCAAAGAGACAAGCGCATTAACACTTAAATCGGCTATTGATGATATGTTAGCACATTATGGGTTGAGTTTGAAAAGGATTAGAGGCCAAGGTTACGACGGGGCAAGTAACATGTCGGGTGAGTTTAACGGCTTAAGAGCTCTTATTTTAAAGGAAAATGTTTTGGCTTTCTATATTCATTGTTTTGCACACCAACTTCAATTAGTTGTTGTGGCGGTTGCACACAAACACACACCTATTTGGAGAGTATTTGAAACGATAACATGTTTAACAAATGCCGTTTGTGCATCTTCCAAGCGACAAGACATGCTTCGTGAAAGCCAAAGAAGACAATTGGAAAAAATGGAAGACGTGCTTTGTACCGGAAGTGGGTTGAATCAAGAAATGGCACTTTCAAGACCTGGAGATACACGTTGGAATTCCCACTATAAAACGCTTTCGCGTTTGATTACTTTATATCCAAACATTATGGAAGTTCTTGGATGTATAGTAGAAACGGGTCAAACTCTTCCTTGTAGTAGACAAGCGGACGGACTTCTAGAGGATATGAAAAAATACGACTTTGTATTTTACATACACTTGATGGAGCATATTCTAAACATCACACACACATTGTCCCAATGTCTACAAAGAAAAGAACAAGATTTGATGAATGCGGTTAAATTGGTTTCTTCCACAAAAAACCAACTTGAAAAGTTTAG ATGA